TAGCAGAAGATGGATCGGTTGTCCTCCtaattctctttattttcctCCAGTTGACAGCTACGGTCTGGTTTGTTATTGAGCTCCACAATTTCCTCTACACGCCCCCTCAATCTGAGGGGTAGTGTTCGAACATTCAGATTGGCCAATATGGTTTGAAACTTGCAACGAGACACTGGCTTTGTTAATGAATCAGCAAGTTGATCTTTACTTGATATAAACTGAATAATAAGCTGCTTTCTTTGAACTTGATCACGCACATAATggaaatcaatctcaatgtgcTTTGTGCGAGCATGAAATAGAGGATTGGCAGCCAACTATGTGGCTCCATTTTGTCACACCACAACACGGGTGATTTTGGAATTTTAAGaccaatttcatataaaatcgaTTGCAACCATTATAGTTCTAAAGTTGTATTCGCAAGGGACTTATATTCAGCTTCGGTACTATTATGGGCAACTGTGAATTGTTGCTTGCACCTCCAGGAAATAAGAATGTTGCCCATAAAAATGCAATATGCACCTATTGATCGATGATCATCTCGATCAGCTACCCAATCGGAATCTGAAAACGCTTGAACTGCGAAATTAGATGACTTGCTGAGGAACAAACCCCTTTGATATGGTATGTTTTAGATAACATAAAATTCTTTTCACAGCCTGCCAGTGTGGTTCCAACAGGTTAtgcataaatttatttactttgtgTACTGAAAAAACAAGATCAAGTTTGGTGAAAGCTAAATATTGTAGGCTTCCAACAACTTGTCTATAGAGATAAGGATCTAAAAATTTAGCACCCTCAATTGCAGAAAGTTGACAGCTAGTTGACATAGGACTTGTGCACGGCTTAGCTTCTACCATGTGAGTGTGTTTTAGAAGATCCGCCACATACTTACGTTGAGTTAAATACATACCTTCTCTTGAGCGCAAAACTTCCACCCCTAAAAAATAGCTAAGATCACCAAGTTCTTTAACTGCAAAGTCAAAGTGTAAGGACTGAATTACATGTTGTATGGCTTGACTAGAATTTCTGGTGATgataatatcatcaacgtaaataAGAATCACGACCAGAGTACCATACTTGCGCCAAATAAATAGAGAAGTGTCGGCCTTGCTTGAATGAAATTGTAGTTCTCGTAATTTATCAGTTAGATGAGAGAACAAAGCTCTCAGAGCTTGTTTCAGGCCATATAATGACTTATGCAACCTGTAAAGATGATGAGGATATTGTGAATGAACGTAACCTTGAGGTTGTGCCATATATactttttcttccaattttccatacaaaaaaacattttgGACATCAACTTGCGTAGCTTGCCAATTAAAAGAGACAGACATGGACAAGACAATACAAATTGTAGCATGCTTGACAACAGGGCTAAAGGTTTCTTTAAAATCCACACATTCTTGCtgatgaaaacctttggcaaccAACCTTTCCTTATAGCGCTCTATGGTACCATCGGcatgctttttaattttgtatatctaGTGGCAGCCAACAATGTTAGCCTTTGGAGGTGGTACAATTAATAACCATGTGCCATTGTGTAAAAGGGCATCAAACTCAGTATTCATGGCTGCACGCTAGTGTGGTGATTTTACTGCATCACTATAACATGATGGTTCTACATCAGCATACTCAAGAGAGTAATGCTTTCGAAAGTGGGTACCTCACAAAGCCATCAGAGGTggattttggttttaaaatattgttgtttgaTCTAGTTACCATGACATGTGTGCTGGTGTTTTGTTGTGGAGCAGTAGGATCTGAAGTTTGTTGAGGTACAACTTCTAGTATGCttgaagagagagatggatcAGTAGCAATGATGACTGGTAGGGAGGTAGAATCAGCAGGCTTGACAGGTGCTTCTTCATCGGTTCCTGCAGAGTGAAATACTTGAGGCacagtaatattattttcaggTGGTAAGGTCACAGATTGTATATCAATAATTCTGGCAGAAGATggtattttgagatttaaaggCAAGGTTACATGTgtgaaaagaatttaaaattgaagATGATGGGGGTGAGTAAATCTTCTGATAAGAAAACAAATGTTCATCAAAGATGACATGACGCGAGACATAAACGCAACCAGTTGATAAGTCAAGACACTTGTACCCATGGTGATTAACACTATAGCCAATGAAAACACATGATTTGCTTCGGAAATGCAATTTATGTTTGTTATAAGGTCTAAGATTAGGCCAACATGCACATTTTAAGATtcgtaaaaaagaaaaatcaaggaCTCATTTATAGATTATTTGATAAGGGGACAAAGTGCGGAAAATGGGTGTGGGAAGacgattaattaaataagttgaagtATAAAAGGCATCTTCCTAGTAATTTAGAGGTAAATTCGAATGTGATAACATACTAAGTCTTATCACCACAATTTGTCTATGTCTTCGTTCAATGGAGCCCATTTTAGAGATACGCAAACATTGACCATTACCAACCTAAAGTTGGTCTGTACCATCATAGTCATCACTTTTGAGGTTCAGATTGGCCATATCATGTGTGATATGGTGAGTGGCACCTGTGTCCGCATGTCAGTCATTCTCTCAGCCGCCATTATTGGCTGCAACCAAGGCTTGTTTATTCTGAGATCGAGGAGAATCCTTATATGTGAGATCGAAACGATGGTAGCACTTGCGAGCGGAATGGTCAGGTTTTCCACAAACTTGACACACAACTGGAGAATAATTATTTGTGTCATTGCGATTATAGGAGTAAGTACCCCCCTCCCCGAGAATTATTATGGCGACCTCTACCACGAGAGTTACTTCGCCCTCTATTATTGAAGTGTTGCGATTGTTTCTGGACAACATTTGCTTCAGCAAGTGGTGTAGGAGtagaaagatgatgatgattgagaCGAGATtcaggctacgtttgggtagtgagaatatctgagaagtgttgagaatgtttgtgaatagttatgagtagagattgaagtgggtttgtgggtcccattgagagtattttgagttgtttggatgtatgaagtatgttgagttgttgacttttggatagataattgaaaaatgtgtggatcccatcaatgattgattttttttaatgatgattttatttatatataatagtaataaatattatagtgattttattttttatttatatatataatagtgataaatattatataatgtttgtgaatagttatgagtagagattgaagtgagtttgtgggtcccattgagagtattttaagttgtttggcatgtgaagtattttcataagtacgagaatacttgaagaGTGTTGAGAAAACTttgctacccaaacgtagcctcaGTAACAATGAGCAGAGAATATACCTCCTCAAGTGTGACATTATCAGTGTGAGTATAGATGGAGGACATGAAGCTGTCATATTCGTGTCCAAGGCCAGCAAGAACATAAGAAATGACATCGTCACACTTGAGAGGTTGGGCAGCCATAGCAAGTTCATTAGCTAATTTTTTGATggatagaaaataatcattGGCAGATTGATTGCCTTTCTTGGCATTGGCAAGTTGAGTCCGAACTTGGATGGTACGAGCTCTGGATTGCGAAGAGAAATTTGTTGCAAGAGCATGCCAAACCTCATGAGAGGTGGCATTAGAGACAACCTGGGCTAAGACACCCTCAATCATGGAAGACATGAGAATACTTAAGATGAGATTGTCCTGTCGCACCCATTGAGAATGTGCAGGATTTGGAATTTGAGTGGTTGTACTCGTATCATGTTGCAAAGAAGTAATAGTTTGGGGAGGAATTTTGGAAGTACCATAAGGTATCCATACAAATCTTGGCCACGAAAATAGGGCACTAATTTTCAACAGTCAATTTGATTGAAACAATATTGGAGAGTGGAGTAATAGCAGTGATAGAAGAAGAACGAGTATCAGTACTAGTGGACGAAGAAGGAGAGGAAGACATGATGAGTCTTTTTGTGGCTCAAAATAATACCATGTAAGATAATTGAAGTGATAGAAGTAAAGAAGAATACGAAATAGAGGATGATGGAATTGTTCTAGTtcttgaattgatatttttcgATGATATGAAAACATCATACACAGATAACTCTTTATAGAGTATTAGTACAACAGAGTAGCTATCTTTTAgatattacaaaatttaaataacaacaaaaagatCATTTCTAgataaaactaacaacaaaatatattttcaaaatttagagaataGCAGAAGATGGATCGATTGTCCTCCTAATTCTCCTCCTTATTTTCCTCCAGTTGACAGCTACGGTTTAGTTTGTTATTGAGCTCCACAATTTCCTCTACACTTTTGAACTGTTGTTCACGTTGACAAATTTCAATCGACGACTTCAATTTCAAAGAAATGCTTTTTTTTCATGGACATTCTAAATTTTCACCTCCTCAAATCATACTCCGCAAGGTAGAAATTTATTGAGTTTCACATTCAGGTAGCATAGAGGCAATTGACTCTAACAAATTCTATTTTACAGTAAAATTAAATCGTTcagatctcgtttgttttctaatgcattgagattaaaattaaaaaataaataaaatattattaaaatatattttttaatattatttttattttgatatctgaaaaaattaaattgttaattttattttgtatgaaaatttagaaaaattataataattagatgagagcATCTTCATTGGTTTAGTCAAatatatcttcaaaatttagctaatattaCACTTTTTTGCATTTGCCTATTCCTTTTAAATTCaatcttcacattagattatccattcactctctatataataataaaacattattaatttaatatttttttatttaatttatttttataatattttgtagctctaccaattaaatgttaataataattatattctaattacattaatattcaaaaatcatattttcaaaaatcatttaatgctaataataaaaaatatttgattaaaattatctaaatttctatctaaattttttaattacaaatcaaattgtatttttacTTGGAGtgataaactaatattttaatgtttgtttagagtgagaaattaatgtTCTAATATTTAGTAAATCAATTATAGTTATTCATCTTTAGtcaatcactataataaaaatctaaattattttagatttgttcAATTTAATATGGGATGGTTTTacattaattatgtaaaatttaactaatttttttatttggccaAATCAATAAGAATGTTTTGAGAcaagatgaattgaaaaaaattatacaaacaaactacttttaatataaatttttacaatgACTTGGCTAGAAAGTCAAGCAACAGGTACTATAAATTAATTGCTCGTCCCCAGGTTGTTGTCGAGTTCGTTGCGTAattgtcccaaaaaaaaaaaaaaaaatcacagagagagaggaaaatacTTCTGCAAATCGAGGGTTCATCCCTGCCAGTTTGCTCGCCGGGAGCCTCGCCCTcgctccctctccctctccctctctcggcaACAGACTCGCTGCTCCCTCAGCAGCTCATAGATAATTCCACACAGGTACGTTATCCTAtgcttttaaatttgttagGCAGATGCCACGTGTCTCTTTTTATTCATCTCATCAACGACAGTATCTATGAGATTagtgttaattaattatctgCGAATTAATCATCCGAAGAGAGGATTGTATCTAAATCTAAGAGGGAGACCATCCACATCcgagtaaatatttttattttttttttaactttctcttaaattttattcatgttttCAAAATCTCTAACCtctccttctatttttttttatcaattttattaaaataatatttttctattctttttattattatttttctctcacataCCTTTACAATATTAACTACttactcttttatatttttcctctgttttgaattattatgtcttctttatttttataactcttCTTTTCTTAATACATTTCAtcttatgtaattattataattttatcaaatttttacacaaaataaaataaacaattcatttttttaatcctaaaacaaaaataacattaaaaaattatattataataatattttatttaacttttaattttaatctcaactcatcatatCTCATTCGTGAAAACAAACAATGCCTTACTCTCTagcaaatattttaaacaaaaatttaaattatttttttacagttacgataatattttcagaataatataactattttctaataatgtttctaataatattttcaaaattattacttttttaagaataatacaACTTGTTGtcaaatttctcattttataatagGAATATTTTGTAACggttaaattttagaaattaagtacgaaatttaaacatataattaaattctaaattctaaataagaaaattagaaatatataattattagaaaattgaaatcgTACATAGCACTAAAATGTGtgtttgttaataaaaattagttaaatgtttagtgaaaatgactatttaatattatttaaaaatataatctccctctcattaacaaaaataagaaaatttaatttttatgatattgtttctagtttgaaaaaatttattcatcatctattttctcatcatcctctcattctatgatgtgacattagataataggttcacaagtaaaatataataaatagtctctaatcatttaatgtcacatcatggaatgatgaaaattaaaatgatgagtaaaattacTCAGCTAGTTTTGAAGAAAGAGTAGGaatgaaaaatatatctaaatatattattaaattcgaaataaaaaatcaaaagaatgaTTTATGCCTCGTTTAGTTatatagatgatatgagatgaaaaatttgtgaatagaagtaagataatttgtaaataatagtaaaatgtttcaagttaagatttttaaaaaattttggaaaacgagagaaaaaaactgactacaaaaattacaaaattaaaagatagttagaatataatttttgttttgaaatttgataaagttgaattattttttgtattttgtttggaagtttaggaaagttgtaataatttgatgaaaaagttaaaattttgaaattaaaaaatatttgtgtttgaatagtaatttaaaaactttatgtgtaattatttttgcatactttttgtaaaataaaatttttttgttaatgtaATTGGCCTTATActttattaatgtaattgactgtattatttttttaatataaaataactttttggttaattacattaataaaagtaattgTATATAGCAAATCACATGGCAATTTCTTTCATTTGTGTTCACGCGAACGcttttatttaaagaattttcttttcttattcaaCACTTGAAATGAGGTCTTGGTCCTCCCAAAGTGAGCGTACGCTTTGGTCTTTGACTCCTTGAGATTTGTTTGGCCTTTTCCCCATTTTTAATTGATCGAGGAGCTAAtagaataattttcttttcttttctatcagTAATTACATATTTTACTGATGCTTGAAAAACTAACCGCAATCTGGAAACGGATTACCAAACATCTCTCAGTTGTGAGCGtgtaaagagagagagatcttgaAGGAGATGGATCTCAAACATTTCAGTCACAGGCATCCATTGATCTTCATAGAAGAAGTGAAAAATGAAGGTAAGAAGGATATTATCTGCTCGGGATGTAATGAACCGATATTGGGTCCCGCCTACAAATGCTCTGAATGCAATTTCCTTCTGCATCAATCGTGCACGCAGCTACCTCGCGAGATACAACATCCCTTGCATCCAAACGATGCCCTTATCCTCCAAGCACCTTCGGCGAGTAGTCGTTGTGATGCTTGCCGGAGATTTTGCGGCAGATACTTCTATTATCGTTGTGACTGGTGCAATTTCGATCTTGACATTAAGTGTGCCTCTCGTTGGCAAATTTGTCCTGACAAATGTCATCAACACGCATTCGTCCCCATTTTGAACCAAATCCAATTCGCCTGTGAAGCTTGTGGCGTGGAACGCAAGGATATTGCCTACCTATGCAACATCTGTCGACTCTTGGTTCACTATGAATGTACTGAATTCCCTCGTACCATAAAAATTACAGGACATGATCACTCGCTCACTCTGACTTATTCTCTTCATCAAGTCAAGGAGGACCACAACATATTCTGTAAACTTTGTTACAAAAAGGTGAACATAAAGTATGCAGCTTATTATTGCCAAAGATGCAGTTATCTTGCCCACTTGAACTGTGCAACTGACACTTTGTTTGAAGATAGAATCGCGGACTACTCGAGTACTGCAGATTTCAACTCGTTTTCGAACAATTCCATTGATTTTGTCAACCTAAGAGATGGTGAAGGAGCTAGAGAGATGCAACATTTCAGTCATCATCACAGCTTGAACTTCAATGAAGAGGAGCTCAAGGATGATGAGCTTTGTGAGGGATGCATGCAATTAATCTCGGCACCATTTTACAGTTGCCAACAATGTAAGTTATTTATCCATAAAAGATGTACTGAGTTACCCAAAAAGAAGCGACACCTACTCCATCGGCATGTGCTCACCTTTCACTCACGGGCACCTTCCATTGATGGCATGTTCTATTGTAATGCTTGCAAGCATTATCGCCATGGCTTTACCTATAGATGTGATGAATGTCAGTACAACCTTGACGTTCATTGTAGTTCAATGCCAGAATGCCTTAAACATGAAGGTCACCAACACCCCCTCTTCCTCGCTATAAATTCTGATGAAGAATGCAATGCTTGTGATTATAATGATGCCCACCGCGTATTTGTATGCACGGATTGCAGCTTCACCTTGGGTTTTAAATGTGCAACTCTTCCGCTCGAAGTTACACATAAATACGATACGCATCCCCTCAAGCTCACCTACACTGCTGAAGATGACTCTGGAGAATATTATTGTCaaatttgtgaagaagaaagagatcCAAATCACTGGTTCTATTACTGTGAAGATTGTGACTTTGCTGTTCATCCCCACTGCGTTCTTGGAGAATACCCGTATATTAAATTTGGAAGCAGTTATACGAATGAACAACACCCACATCCTCTAACTATTGTGCAAAGGAGTAAATACTTCCCTCCGTGTGACGCGTGTGATGTACCTTTCGATGGCGTGGCCATAGAATGCACTCAATGCAAATTCAACATCCACCCATGGGATGATTGTTTGTGGAACCTTACTCAAGAAACAGTTAAGTAACCTTTGAGTGGTCATTGGAGAATGCCAGACAGATGGATATCTTCTTGTTGTTGGTAACTTGGTTGTACTTGTTAGAATATTTGTGCTCCTGCATGTCTTGTCGTAGATATGTAAATCTAGTGTTTTTATCGATCACGTGTTAGAAAATTTGAAGTAGACTTCGATTACGAACAGGATACAAGGTTTAAATATGCGACTTTTACATTGGCTTCTGGCTTTTGAACCATCTATCCTTCACCCTAAGTAAATGTTTTATCATTGACACATTTTAAGTAAATGTATCACAGAAGATTTGATACCACTTAAAATGTGTTATATCAACGTATGTGATTGGAGaagataaaatctaaaataactAGTATCATGGTTTCGAACATAATAGGATTTATTATGCATTAATAAGGGTATCCCTTGACGTGAGCTCATTAATCCATCACCATCTAAACGATTTTCATATGTTGTTCCTGCAATCAGACAGAGCGACCCAAAGGGGTCTAAAGACTAAATTTGGTTGGATCGTCGGGAACAAGGTAACGACCACCGGATTAAAATTCACACAGAGAGAACAGAGTGATAAACGAATTCACTTTAGACTTGAGAGGTCAAACGCAACCCAACCAGACCCCAGCAAAAATCCACTCCCCTAAGAACAATAACTGACTGACTCATTTGTAAAATATCAGGAGGAAAATAACAGTTTAATGTTGTTGTAAAACATTCCATTCATTACTTACCCAGAAAAGGAGTATATTCTAATTTTCTCTTCGAATTTCCATTGGAGGCTATTCCAATAATAATTTGAATCTTCCCCGGAAACACAAGGCAATCAGCCAGCTCAATCACATAGATTTGCGTTCTCTCAGAAATATCCTGAATTTTCACCACCTCAAATTGCGAGGCAGATCAACCTAGATGACACAGATGTGGTACAAAGAGTAGAAGGGGTTTCTGGGTCTGTTTCTGAATTCGGATGAGATGCATAGATTTCAGAGTATCCGAAGAAACAGTGGTGGCTCTATGGGATTTTAGGTAGAAACATTTCCCAAC
This genomic interval from Juglans regia cultivar Chandler chromosome 3, Walnut 2.0, whole genome shotgun sequence contains the following:
- the LOC109011949 gene encoding uncharacterized protein LOC109011949 — translated: MDLKHFSHRHPLIFIEEVKNEGKKDIICSGCNEPILGPAYKCSECNFLLHQSCTQLPREIQHPLHPNDALILQAPSASSRCDACRRFCGRYFYYRCDWCNFDLDIKCASRWQICPDKCHQHAFVPILNQIQFACEACGVERKDIAYLCNICRLLVHYECTEFPRTIKITGHDHSLTLTYSLHQVKEDHNIFCKLCYKKVNIKYAAYYCQRCSYLAHLNCATDTLFEDRIADYSSTADFNSFSNNSIDFVNLRDGEGAREMQHFSHHHSLNFNEEELKDDELCEGCMQLISAPFYSCQQCKLFIHKRCTELPKKKRHLLHRHVLTFHSRAPSIDGMFYCNACKHYRHGFTYRCDECQYNLDVHCSSMPECLKHEGHQHPLFLAINSDEECNACDYNDAHRVFVCTDCSFTLGFKCATLPLEVTHKYDTHPLKLTYTAEDDSGEYYCQICEEERDPNHWFYYCEDCDFAVHPHCVLGEYPYIKFGSSYTNEQHPHPLTIVQRSKYFPPCDACDVPFDGVAIECTQCKFNIHPWDDCLWNLTQETVK